The genomic window GAGCCGTAACTGGATCCCCGCTGGGGCCAAGGGCAACATGGAGGCGGAAGGATGAAAGGAACATTAGATGATGGTGGTAGTGCAGGGGCTATCATTACAAGCCAATGTGCTGGGAGAGATCCAGGGTAAGAAGGGACAGGAActcagagggaggcagagggacagCTGAGACAAGGGCTCACCAGCGACAGTGTGAGGCGACTGCCTGCACCTTTGTGATAACGCTCTGAGTTGCCAAACTGCAGTTCTTCCCAGCGAATGCGCCACAACATGCTAGCCAGCTCCTTCTCCAGCATCAGCTTTCTGTAAGGACTGCACACCTCAGTTGACTGGCAAGCCAAATCCTGCCACCCCCAAGCCAACAGCGGGGTTGCAGGGGCTTCCCTGCAGCTCCTGAAGCTGCAACTGTTACACCTAAGAGATAGGGCTGGAAGATGAGGCTGCATTCTCGGCATATCTGGCACATGCCCTATGCTCACTAACAAACACAGAGATTGGGGGTGAAAGTTCTTTCCTAAAAGAAGACCAATGGAAAATTCACCTTTGATCTTAACCCCACTGAAAAACACTAGTTAGTATATCCAGTCTAGAACCAAAAGTGGAACAAACACCTAGGCTAAAAGACAACTAAAGAGAGAGGCTAGAGAGGAAGACACTGTTGGATCTAAGAAACAACCAGCAAATTAAGAAACCTGCTACCCTATCCCACATTATAGTGACCACCTGGCTTCAGCCAGAGGCTGTGTGGCAGTGGGGGTAGGGAGTAGGTCAGCGGGAAACACAGAACTCACCGGAAAATTAGGAAGCTGGAAACACCAAACATGATGAAGGTGATTCCTGTGCCCAGAGCCACAATTGCCAGAGTTGAAAGTGGAGCTGAAGGGGAGATAGAGACCCTGAGGAAGACTGTGTGTGGACTTGGCAGAATGGAGAATGGGGTGCATAGGTGCATAGACAGATTCCTTGGGAGTAGGAAGAAATGAGGGAGGGATGCAGACGTAAAGGCAGAAGCACAGTTAAGAGTGGAGGGTCAGTGAGGGTGGAGACCACGAATggaaagcaaaggcaggaaggtTGCTCCCAGTCCCTGCACACACCCACTTTTATCACAGGATGGGTCGTCCAAGTCAAAGGCACAGGGGGGATTGTCCGAGGGAGGAGCCCCCTTCACCCAGGGAATAGGCCGTCCCGTCCACCAAATCTGCTTCTCAGCTCCCGAGTAGTGGGCTGCAGGCTGTAAGGAAGCAAAAAGCTGGGCCCACAGGCCTACTCCCACCAGCCTCCTCCCCAGACCCCAGCTGTTTTGCTGCTTTTCTCCCCAGCCTACCACCCAGCCAGGATGCAGCACCAGCAGATAAAACAAGTCCCTCCTCTAGTACTTTTGGTTCTGCCCCCACTGAACCCTTGAAAGCTGAATTTTGCAAGGCCACActctcttccctgcctcctcccccatCACCTGAAAGTCCCCAGAATCCAGGTCTCCCATGGCCCACAGGACAAAGTCAGTCTCCCGGTCATTGTTCTTGTCCATGACAACCAGTCCAGTTACACCTAAGATAGAAAAGAGTGTCCTTACTGTGAGTTCTACCCTGGGCTCCTCTCCCACTCACCCATGCCTACGGCTCCCTCAGAGTCTGCCCCTCCCTGATCTTGAGGTGTGGGCACCTCTGCCACATTCACTAACCCCCACTAAAGCTGTGGTGACCCTGACATCTGTTTCATCTTCAGCCCACTCTATTCCTGACGTCAGCCCTCAGACCCCCATCGACCCCTCTTCATTACCATGGTATCTTCGTCCCTGCATCTTCTCCACAATTCGAAGTCCATCCTCCCGGGTGCCTCCTTCCTGTATTGTCTCGTTCAGGACTTCAGCATATAGCAGGATCCCATCATAGAAACAGCCAGCGATGAGGTTCATCTGGGGGTGGCAACTTCAGCAGTACTCTCCAAATGTCCTGCAAGGCCCCTTGCCCACTCTCTGGGGTCTCCCTTCTACCTAGTCTCTCTACTGGTttgctttcttccctcctctcatTCCTAAAGTGCCATCCCTTCCTAACTGCTCCCTAGAGCAGAGGGAAAAATCCTGGATGGAAGTGGATACCCCCCAAAGTTGGGCTTGCTCCACAGCCAAGACTTGATGCTGAGTTTGGGAGAGAAGCCCTTCCCCAAAGCCTGGTCTGACTCTCAGGAAGGGAGAGATCTACTTACCAGGGAAGGGCCCAGCTCCACACCAAAGTCTTCCCGGGCTCTTATCAGCAGACGATTCTGGAATTCCTGATACTCAGGATTTGGGGGTTCTCGGTATGTGATCACCAATACAGTCTGTACCAGCAGCATATGGGGAAGAGTGAACAGGATTCAAGATAGGCATTAGGGGAAGAGAAGATGCAGGACAGGGAAActtggtaaaatatacacaatataaaatatacacgGGTGTGTCTGAAGGCTTTGAAAGGGCTActaacctctgtgtgtgtgtgtgtgtgtgtgtgtgtgtgtgtgtgtgtgtgtgtgtgtgtgtgttgtgtttcaTACATCTGGGAAGAGGGAGTGGCACTCCTCCTGAAAGGTAGATAGGACTGGTTCTGGGAAGGTGGAAACTGGCAAATAATAGTCAACCCCATCCCCAAAGCCCAGCCCAACATCTTCCAGAGCTCCCTTCCAGCATCCACGTTCCCGCCAGGCCACCACAGCTCACATTGCTCCTCTGTCCCATGTTTTCTGGGTATCTGCTCATGACTAAGGACAACACCCACCAACAGCTCCTCTCTGAGGTGTTAATCACTGTTAATGTCATCAGTAAAATACTGACATTGTCATTGGGCCACTTAAACACAGTGTCTCTGCCCAGTGAATTAAGAGAGATTTCAGGCCCTATGACAACTGAGGGAGATCCTTTGAGACAGTTATTCCACCTGTGAAGAGCTGTGTGCTCATCCATTTAACATGTGTGGAACACCTACCACAAACAGCACTGTCCTGCTCACTGAGTAACAGATGTGTCACAGTCACATGCCCACACACATTTCACAGGTAAGCAAATGACACATGATCTCAGCCATGCACACATCTCACTGGAGCATGAGTCAGCATCTCTGTCTCTCACCGAAGTGCCTGCTTGGCTCCCATTAGTCTCACACGTTTCTCCTGCCTGAGCTGctggacctcccagcctcaggccCTGCCTCAGGCCACATAGTCACTGAGACCAACCTCTGCTCCAACAGGAAACTGGCATCACAACTTCAAGGAAAGACTTCAGTTCAATATATTTTGTGAAACGTGACTTTgtgaaatgataatttaaaatctGGTCATTTCTCCCAGTTTTGTTTATTCTTGTCGTAGAAAGTACACATGGACCATAGAGGTACGCTGCACTAGACACATCACATATGGCCTATTATGTATCAATTCATTTCAGATAGGAAATAATAAAGTCTATTTCTAATATGCATTCATTACATTAGACTGCAGCTTGCCTCAAGATATCATTATTCTTCCTAGAGCATTTGGCTCCCTGATTACACACTTCTAATAttctcccagtctcaggtagaaattttttaaaaagacaagggaggccgggcacagtggctcacgcctgtaatcccagcactttgggaggctgaggcgggcggatcacctgaggtcgggagttcgagaccagcctgaccaacatggagaaactccgtctctactaaaaatacaaaaattagccgggcgtggtggcacatgcctgtaatcccagttactcgggaggttgaagcaggagaatcacttgaacctggggggcggaggttgtggtgagccaagatcatgctgttacactccagcctgggcaacaagagcgaaaaaaaaaaaaaaaaaagacaagggaacTGAGGAAAGGGTTGAAACAGTTCATTCAGTAGCACCTGTTccaagaattaaagaaagaggtaGAATATTTTTGACAAGCAATATAAAACGTTAGGAAAAGGcagggcgcggtgcctcacgtctataatcccagcactttgggaggccaaggtgggcagatcacgaggtcaggagatcgagatcatcctggctaacacggtgaaaccccatctctactaaaaatacaaaaaattagctgggcatggtggcgggcgcctgtagtcccagctacttgggagactgaggcacaagaatggtgtgaacccaggaggcagagcttgcagtgacccaagatcgcgccactgcactccagcctgcgcgacagcgagagtccatatcaaaaaaaaaaaaaaaaaagtcaggaaaagagCGAGAAAAGATCAGGTTCAACacaatttatatttcaataaaggcCGATGAAAAGTTTTTAACGTATTTTTAACACAATTCTCTAGGTTGGCTGGTTTGCTAGGCTAGCAGTtatcaaactttttggtctcatAATCACTTtgcactcttaaaaattattaaggacccccaaataaagtttatttatgtGGACTATATCAGTATTGACcatcttagaaattaaaactgataaattttgaaaatgcaagAACACACAAGTACACCTTCTATAGCTGTCCAAGTGATGACATCATCATGCCATGTAACTTCTGGAAAACTTCACTACACAATCACAAAAGAACAAGCATGACAGGCAGATAAGatcttagtattatttttaaatagttttgacCCCATGGTCCCCCTAAACTGCTATGCTAGAACTGTTTTTGCTGTGGTTACTAGTTATAGTTGTAGcaccaaaagacaaaaatgaaaaacaaaccaaaaaaccccaatCTCAAACAGTTTCTGGGCTTGCTCAGGGGCTTGAGATTGTTTAGATTGTTTAGGATAATTGTGTCTCATTTCACAGTGGACCCCAGGtggaaaaaacaagcaaaggcCACCACAAACGGGTGCAGTAGTGGGTGGGTGCCAGCAACACACCTAGGAAATGTACACCATCAGGAGGCACCTGCCTCTACCTGCGGACCCGCCCACTGAGACCTGCCCTGGCAACAGCAGGAGGGTGGTCAACGGTGGCCTGACAAGACGAGTGATCTCCAAGCCCTTGGTTTGGTGCTTTCTTCCATTCTTGCCACTGGTGCTCCCTGCATGTAACCCAATCTCATGCTGGTCATGTAGGTTATGACCTATGCCTGGGTTTCTAACCCTGCAGTCCTCCATTGACCAGCCTGGGCCTCTGGATCCTCAGAGCCTGGTCATTGCTTATTTAGTTCCACTCAATCTTTTCTTCCCTATCCTGGTTGATCACCTAGTTTACATTACTTGCCAGCTCTACTCCTGTCTAGATGAATCCCTCATCCTATCCCCCTCTCCCCAACACACACCTaattcaattcagcaaatatGTGTTAAACACCTACTACATACTAGACATATGGAATATGAAGATGAGCATGATCCCTGCCCTGGAGCAGCTAGCTCTAAATGGGACAGAAAAATCATATCAACATACTTGATTTCAGAGCTCTCTCCCCAGTAGCCAGTATCAATACAGCATGAGCTAGGGCCTTTCCTTGAGCATGATACCCTCCTGGAAAAGCTGTGGGCATCTGTGTCAAGGCCTCCTTTCCTCTATTGCCACCTTTTCCAGGCTGGCCTGGTCTGGGACCTCAGAGGGCCAGTGTCTCTGGGAGAAGGGCTCTTGCTTGGCTGGAGCTAACTGCCCAACTTCCCTCAGCCCCTCCCCTGCTTCCACACTGGAAGGTGGGGGGGAGAGGCGGGGCACCTCATCACCCCTCAGCCCCACCTACCCAAAGCCTTGACCTTCCTGTCAGCATATTCCTGGCTGCCTAGTTCCCTTCGCTTGTGTTGCAGCAAAGGCTCCCTCTTTATTTCTGTCTGAATAATGCCCACAGTGAGGGGGAGAACTGAGAGTTAATTGATATAACTGATTATTGGATGACTAGATCCCTCCTCTCCCTACCCTTAATGCTGGGGACCCTTGGCTGGCCAATAATTCTCACAGAAGAAAGCGAGGCTTTTCTTCCACAAATAGAATACAGCCAgcaaggcgcagtggctcacgcctgtaatcccagcactttgagaggccaaggcaagaagatcatttgagcccaggaatttgagaccagcctgggcaatatgacaagaccccatctccacaaaaaataaaaaattagatgggcgtggtggcatatgactgtagtcccagcaactcgggaggctgaggtgggaggattgcttcaggctggaaggtcaagactgcagtgagcagctgtgatcacaccactgaactccaacctgggcaacggagttgactcaaaaagaaaaaggatatcaCCAGGAAGGTTATGGAGTGCTCCCATCTGAGAGGGCCACAGATCTTCTGAAGTCCACACCAGCTGAGGTATAATCCCCTCGTTCTTCTCTTCATAGCACTCTATTCCTTTCCCCTTTATGTTTTAGTAACACATCACAATATGTTtctacatttgtatttattttcttacttgtttACTGCCTGCCCATCCTACCAAATGTAAACTCCAAAAAGGCAGGAGCTAAGTCTGGTATGCTCTCCCTTGTATgccagtacctagcacagtgacTGGACAtgataggtgctcagtaaatactaaTGAAATGAGTCAGCCTTCAAATAAATCAAACACTGACTGAATAATATGGTTAGTTCTATCATAGATGGAGTTAAGCAAAAGAGTAGGAAATTCAGTCCCACTTAGGGATTCTGGGATCATTTCCTAGAAGGGAAAATAACTGGTATGAATCTTAAAGAATATGGAAGCATTACCCAGACAAAGGTGAGAAGATTGTTTTAGGAAAACATTATAGCATAAACAAAACCTGTCCTGCCACTGCCCATATTCAAGTGTGACGATCACAGACTCATTCTCAGGCATGTAAACAGCTATGTCATCCACAGTCAGACACACACACTCGTCAGTCGCAACCAAATATATAATCACAGCCACATAAAACCTTACTCACTGGAGAAGAATGGCCACCCAGGTCCAGCCCTTATACACAGCTACTTAGGACCAAATAATCCCAGAGTTTAAAGGACCTTAAGGTTATCCCATAAGCCACCTCCCATCCTTCTTGGTAAAAAGGAGGGATATGGATAAATACATGGGAAACACTTATATGAGGgaaggaagagcattccagacaaaaggaaaaagaacataaaGGCATAGGAGCAGGAaggccctggggttgggggaacTCAGAGAGGCCTGGTGGTTTGCAATTCTCAGCACGAGGGTACCAGgaggtaaaactgaaaaagtggtTTCAGAACAGACTGCAGAAGGTCTTAAATGTCACAATAAGGAGTCGGGATTTTATTCTCTAGAACACAAGTCACTGAAAGTTTTGAGCAGGAGTGAAATGAACAGAGTCATGCCAACATTCCCCACAAattttctgaaatctgaaatgcattTCTTTCCATTCCTGCTATCATCACACTAGTTCAAGCATATCACCTCACCCCCTTCTAACCTGTTACAATTGGTCTCACTGCCCCAGGTCTCCCTCTCTTCTAATCCTGAATTCTGTCACTACTGTATATttatctccacacacacacacacacacaaaaagtcaaGGACCCCAAATTCAAATCCTAGTGCATTAAGACTTAGAGGTCTCCTTAATCTGATGATACCTTTGCAACTTTATTTCCTGTATCTTCTTTAAGTGAACCCCTCATTCTTGTCAGGTCAGTATCTTCCTGCTCTCTCAAACACGCCCAttcctatctttttctctttgctcagGATGCCTGGATCTCCTCTCCCACTCTAACTATGAATATGACATCTATCATTAAAGTCACAATAGGGTCTCACTTTCTGTATAAAAGTTTTCCCTAAACACAGCCCACATTGACTCTTCCTCCTCTGAGCCACTAAAGTTCTTAGTGTCTGTTCCAGGACACATAATCATACCCTTTCTCAAACTTTGTCTAACTGTACCAGAACGATGCCTCACCTCTCCATAAAGAGTGGAAGCCCAACCAAGGGTTAGGATCAAATCTTTTCCTGAACTTTTCTCCCCCACAATATAGCCTACTACTGGCACTTAGGAAAGTCAGTGTTTTAGGATTTTGGAGGCAGCCAAAGTCAGTCTTGGCAGCAAGCACACTAAGGGTCACAAAAGTAGAGAAGTAAGAAAGGGTGACACTAGACTCAGAACACCTCTGTTCATTTTACTCCTGTGGCTCACAATTCCTCCCTGGTTCGTAGGGTTTCTGTGGGGTCTTGTGAGAGATAGGGAATTTCCAACGAAGcacctcttccccctcctccttcagaTTTGGCTCAAATGATACCTGAAAGGCCTCTCTGAGGGCCTGGGCCTGTTCCCGGGTGCGATTGTCCTGCCAGGGCCGGCCTGTAGCACGTGTGGGGCCTGCACGGAGACTCTCCCCAAAGACATCCAGGTAAAAGAAGACATAATCCCCATTGGTCAGATTCTCCCTCTGGGCCTGAAGCAGGATCTCATGCAGCATCTCCAGAGGGCCGCAGATATACACAACTGGGAGCAGGTACATGACAGAGGAGCACCCTGAGAAAGTATCCAGGTCCCCCACACAGCCCCCTCTCTGAATCACTGGGATGTCCCTCTTCAGCAAGAAAGAGAGTGCCCTAACCTATCAACCCCAAAGCAGATGCTCCACAGCCTGCACCCCTTGGAGTCCACCATAAGTACCCTGGGACCATATGGACCATCTGGCAGAAGTCAGAGCCTGTCCAGACCCCAGAGGAAGGGAGCTGTCACTCTCAAGCCCCTCCCTTTCCCAGAGCTTCCCTTGCTGCTCCCCACCCAACCTGCCTCACTCCCTGActcttccctgcccttccctgggCTCAAAGGCACTGACAGCACAGATTTCTCAGTATGAGCTTTACCTGTCTTTCCCAAATCTGCTGAGCCTTGAGCCCGTTCATGGAGCCCTCATTATTTTTACACCACCAAGGGGTCTTGGCGCCCAGTCTGGGTGGTAGCTCTGATCACAGACAGGGCACATTTCAGAGTGGCCATCAATCACATTCACTACTCTAGGGCACACACATTGCTCCTGAAACTTAATATCCCCTCATTTTCACATTCCACCTTGATACAAGCTTCACCCCTCATGCTCTCTTTTGCCTTGTTTGCATCTGCTTAGGGTGTTCACGAGCTCCCATCATGAAGCCTTGGCCCTCTCACAGGTGCTCTGTCCATGTGTGCTTCTTGATCCCAACCACCACATACAGCTGCTCAATGCTTATCTCCATCTACAGTTCCCCAGTGCTGAGCTTTAAGGACACAGCGACCCTCCTCCCCTGACCCTAAAATAGCCCGGGCCACACTCACTGCGCCCGTTGGCCCGGATGAAGTGGGTGGCCTGCTCAGGGCCCCCTGGCTCTCGGGCATACACCTGGTGCTGCACACTGAGGTTGCTGCCCTGCAGGGCCTCAAAGACGCCCTCGATGGTGAAGTAGTGAGGCCGGTCATCTGTGCGAGCATCCAGGTACAGCAAGGCAGCACGGGCAGTCCAATTGAAGTGCCCGTGTAGTGTCACCACAAACTCACCCAGCTTGGGAGCAGAGGGGCCAGTGCGAACCAGGGTACGATAATGGTCATTCTTAGCCGAAAAACCAGAGGCCACAGCACCCGCAGTCAGCAAGGGAAGGCGCCAATGGGAGGCAAAGCGGGCCACAGAGGCAGCAGGGTACACGCAACCAGGGCCTAACAGCAGGTCGGGGTCATGGTACAGCTTGAGGTCCACAGCGCTCAGTGGTGCCAGGTACTCAGAGCAGGCGCCTTCCAGTTCGGAGCTGACAAACCGCAGGTCCACGGGCAGTGCCCGGCCCAGCGCCTCCACAGCTAGTGCCACAGCGGGTCCCACCCGTGGCCAGGCCCAGGCATAGCTCAGGTTGTGTTCTGGCAGCACCACCGCCAGCGTCAAGTTCCGCGCCCCGGGAGGACGCACCCCACCTGCCAGGGCTGCCACCAACAGCAGGAGTGATGGCAGCGCCATGGGGATAAAGCAGCAGCCCCACCGCCCCCAGAACTTGGGGCTGCTCTGGCCTACAGGGGAGACACGAACACcccccagcctggagcctggggaaGAAGgccaggaagagaaggaggagtaGGCTAGGTAGGCTGGGATGCAAAAGGTGCTGGGGGCCAGGGAGAGGATAGAGAGATGGGAGGAAGGCGGGGGGCGGGCAAGGAGTGGGCTACCAGCCTAAGGCAAGGACTGAGGACTGAGAGCGgggtggcagggggagggaggcGCCGAGGGGTCCTGCGGCCGGGATGGGGACAGTGCGAGGTGAAGTAGCCTGATGAATCCAAAGCTGAGAAGGAAAAGGGGATCTGGgactgggatggggtgggggtgggaggcggGTGGTTCAAAGAAACGGCCTGGGGGAACCTCACAGCTGAAAGGGCCGGGAGGGCAGGAGGACGCTGCGACACATAGGACCAAGGGGGTAAGGTGGGAGGGTGCCCGCGCCGCGGAAGGACGGACTGGGATCATGGGCAGGCGGGCAGCGAAGCGAGGCCTGGGCCGGAGGGCAGGGGAAGGCAGGGGTAAATCTCCCTGTGAAGACTTCTTCCGAAGCTCCTGCTTGGACTAACGGGCCCGGGCGCTGGTCCCATCCGGAGCTACGGCGGCCCCGCCCGTGTCCCCGCTCCTCTCTGCTCCGCTTCTCCTGGGCCCCGGCGGCCGGCCCTGCCCGGCGCTTCCTCCCGCCCCCCGCCTGGGCCCCGCGCGCGCCGCTCGTCCGGGTCAGGTCGCCTCGGCCCGGCCCGTCTCCGCTCGCTGCGCCGGCGGCCGAGTGCGACTCCCCCGGGCAGGCCgcccgcccccgcccctcccccgctgcccctcctcctccctcccggCCCCACCCTCCGGCGCCGGctgccttcccccaccccccacccggGCGCTCGGGACCGCCAGGTCCCAAACCCACCCCGGTGAGCACTTGGGGGCTCCGCACCAAGGCCTTGCCGACCAGCAGGATTCCCGGGCGCTCCCTCACTCTCAGGGCCTACCCCGGTCTCCCCCACGCCCCTGGTCCCCCCGCCGCCTCTCCTTCCATCTCACACACGCCGGCGACCCCAGGGTTTGTCCTCTTCCCCTCGCTTAGCCCGCTCTTCTTGGGTCTCCCCTGTGAACTCCCTGAGTCCCTCAGTGGCTCCAGTCTCCAGGAAGCAGTCGAGGATCCCCAGACGTGTGGTGTCCTCACCAGCCCCCCCACCTAGCAAACCATAGCGCCCTCCCGACGGCAGTGCCGCTTACTCCACCGAGGACCATGCCCGCTCCCTGGACGGGCCCCTCCAGCAGCCAGGGGCCCCTGCGCTACACTTCCCACCAGTCCTTAGAAAGTCCACGAGGCTCCTTCTTGCTTGGGACTCAACCCTAGGCCCCCCGCTGTCTCCATGACCCCCTGCCCTCCCCGTGTCCTCAGAGGCCCACCGCAGCCCGACCGGCTTCCTCCACACCATCTGCTCAGTCAGGGCCTcgattttcttttgtctcctgcACAGCGCGGGCTGGCGCCTGGGGAAAGCCTGTAACGGACGGGCGGGACACCCCCCCGCAGTGGAAGCCCATCCACCCTCTCCTGGGGTTCCACCTTGCTCCCAGGCTTCCAGCCTTAGGAAGCTCTCCCCGGGGCCCCCATATCTGGAGTGCCAATCTGACCCCAAGAACAGCTTGTGAGGGATGATCTCATGGTGGCTGAGAGGGACTGCTATGGGACCTTGGGGATTTTCCTCCAACTGTCATAAAGGACATGCACATAAGCCCATTCTCTGCCCGCGCTGAGAGCCACGGTTTCTCTCCCCCTTCAAGCTATTTCTCCAGAAATCACCAAGAGCGCTCTTGGAGCCCTGGAGTGGGGTGGGAGTGTATAGGGCGAGGATGGGCATGGTTTCCCTGAGATGAAGGCGACACCTAGTGGTTTGGGGGGGGAAATTAAGGACAATGCTACTTTATCCTTAGGCACGGTATTTATTGAACACAGGCTGCCTAGCACAAGCTGTAACTGTGAATACAAAGAAAGCCGAATGATACAGCCCTTACCTTTGAGGAACATACATTTGCAATCCCTGGGGCAAGAGGCCAAGAGCAGACCGCCCCTGACAATGTTCTTGCCTCAAGCCCAGTAGAGAAGCCTCAGGACAGCTCCTTCTTTAACGCAGAGGGGTTAGGTAACTCTAGTTCCAGGCTCCCAATACTGTAGTGAAAAGGAATTTGTCCTATCTGGCCAAGGCAAAAAAAAAGGAACGGTCAAAAGAATGACGAGACAACATGAGAAATACTTTAGACCAAGTCAACCAAATGGAATAATTGATTTTTAAGCAACTACTCACTGTTTTATGAGACAAGCAAATCCAAAATGACAAAATTCCTGAAAGAATTACAGAATGGCAGGGCTAGGAGGAATAATATAACTATATTGTTTAGCCCTCTCATTTAAAGATAATTGAAAACCAAATCCCAGAGAGGAAAGTCGCAGTGTCCTTACTTGCTCCTCTCCCCCAATCCCATATGGCTTTTTAGTTGCAAAAGAGAGACTAAAATGCAGGTTTCATGGTCTCCAAGGAGAGGCTCTTTACAGATATTTTGCTGACTCATGGAACTTACCACAGAAAGCTGTGCTTACAGTATAATAGCTACCAAATACCCAGGTGAGTCTCTCTGGAACACCTGCAGCCCTCAGTGAGGATCAGCCACCACTACCACTGTCACCCCGACTCCTAAGCAAGTACAAGTGCATGATATGTCATTATTCTGAACATTAAGGACAATTCATTATGTTAGGGATTAAACATTCAAGCATCTtgcctttccctcttccttccagTTGGCCACTTAACTAGAAAGTAggaaggggccaggtgcagtggctcttgcctgtaatgcctataatctctattaaaaaccaaacaaatcaaTCGGATATGGTGGCAcgaacctgtggtcccagctacttgggaggctaaggtggggtgatcgcttgagcccagaggatagaggcagcctgagtgacagcaagatcctgtctccaaaaaaaaaaaaaaaggaagtggaaggagcctggtgcagtggctcacacctataatcccagcattttgggaggccaaggtgggaggatcgtttgaggtcaggagttcaagactagcctggccaacaaggtgaaacctcatctctactaaaaatagaaaaattagctgggcacggtggcgggcacctgtaatcccagctacttgggaggctggggcaggagaatcgcttgaatctgggaggcagaggttgcagtgagcagagatcacaccactgtgcaacggagcaagactccatctcaaaaaaaaaaaaggaaaaaaaagaaagaaagaaagaaaaagaaaacacaagtaaaaactaaaaatcaattttaaaagacaaaagggAAGTGGGAAGGAGTGGGGACATAAAAGATGAATCACCTAATGAGGTTTTTTATTAACATACAGTGAAAGgcttttggtatttattttttcatgtttgaggGG from Macaca thibetana thibetana isolate TM-01 chromosome 15, ASM2454274v1, whole genome shotgun sequence includes these protein-coding regions:
- the NPR2 gene encoding atrial natriuretic peptide receptor 2 isoform X2, yielding MALPSLLLLVAALAGGVRPPGARNLTLAVVLPEHNLSYAWAWPRVGPAVALAVEALGRALPVDLRFVSSELEGACSEYLAPLSAVDLKLYHDPDLLLGPGCVYPAASVARFASHWRLPLLTAGAVASGFSAKNDHYRTLVRTGPSAPKLGEFVVTLHGHFNWTARAALLYLDARTDDRPHYFTIEGVFEALQGSNLSVQHQVYAREPGGPEQATHFIRANGRIVYICGPLEMLHEILLQAQRENLTNGDYVFFYLDVFGESLRAGPTRATGRPWQDNRTREQAQALREAFQTVLVITYREPPNPEYQEFQNRLLIRAREDFGVELGPSLMNLIAGCFYDGILLYAEVLNETIQEGGTREDGLRIVEKMQGRRYHGVTGLVVMDKNNDRETDFVLWAMGDLDSGDFQPAAHYSGAEKQIWWTGRPIPWVKGAPPSDNPPCAFDLDDPSCDKTPLSTLAIVALGTGITFIMFGVSSFLIFRKLMLEKELASMLWRIRWEELQFGNSERYHKGAGSRLTLSLRGSSYGSLMTAHGKYQIFANTGHFKGNVVAIKHVNKKRIELTRQVLFELKHMRDVQFNHLTRFIGACIDPPNICIVTEYCPRGSLQDILENDSINLDWMFRYSLINDLVKGMAFLHNSIISSHGSLKSSNCVVDSRFVLKITDYGLASFRSTAEPDDSHALYAKKLWTAPELLSGNPLPTTGMQKADVYSFGIILQEIALRSGPFYLEGLDLSPKEIVQKVRNGQRPYFRPSIDRTQLNEELVLLMERCWAQDPAERPDFGQIKGFIRRFNKEGGTSILDNLLLRMEQYANNLEKLVEERTQAYLEEKRKAEALLYQILPHSVAEQLKRGETVQAEAFDSVTIYFSDIVGFTALSAESTPMQVVTLLNDLYTCFDAIIDNFDVYKVETIGDAYMVVSGLPGRNGQRHAPEIARMALALLDAVSSFRIRHRPHDQLRLRIGVHTGPVCAGVVGLKMPRYCLFGDTVNTASRMESNGQALKIHVSSTTKDALDELGCFQLELRGDVEMKGKGKMRTYWLLGERKGPPGLL
- the NPR2 gene encoding atrial natriuretic peptide receptor 2 isoform X1, with translation MALPSLLLLVAALAGGVRPPGARNLTLAVVLPEHNLSYAWAWPRVGPAVALAVEALGRALPVDLRFVSSELEGACSEYLAPLSAVDLKLYHDPDLLLGPGCVYPAASVARFASHWRLPLLTAGAVASGFSAKNDHYRTLVRTGPSAPKLGEFVVTLHGHFNWTARAALLYLDARTDDRPHYFTIEGVFEALQGSNLSVQHQVYAREPGGPEQATHFIRANGRIVYICGPLEMLHEILLQAQRENLTNGDYVFFYLDVFGESLRAGPTRATGRPWQDNRTREQAQALREAFQTVLVITYREPPNPEYQEFQNRLLIRAREDFGVELGPSLMNLIAGCFYDGILLYAEVLNETIQEGGTREDGLRIVEKMQGRRYHGVTGLVVMDKNNDRETDFVLWAMGDLDSGDFQPAAHYSGAEKQIWWTGRPIPWVKGAPPSDNPPCAFDLDDPSCDKTPLSTLAIVALGTGITFIMFGVSSFLIFRPYRKLMLEKELASMLWRIRWEELQFGNSERYHKGAGSRLTLSLRGSSYGSLMTAHGKYQIFANTGHFKGNVVAIKHVNKKRIELTRQVLFELKHMRDVQFNHLTRFIGACIDPPNICIVTEYCPRGSLQDILENDSINLDWMFRYSLINDLVKGMAFLHNSIISSHGSLKSSNCVVDSRFVLKITDYGLASFRSTAEPDDSHALYAKKLWTAPELLSGNPLPTTGMQKADVYSFGIILQEIALRSGPFYLEGLDLSPKEIVQKVRNGQRPYFRPSIDRTQLNEELVLLMERCWAQDPAERPDFGQIKGFIRRFNKEGGTSILDNLLLRMEQYANNLEKLVEERTQAYLEEKRKAEALLYQILPHSVAEQLKRGETVQAEAFDSVTIYFSDIVGFTALSAESTPMQVVTLLNDLYTCFDAIIDNFDVYKVETIGDAYMVVSGLPGRNGQRHAPEIARMALALLDAVSSFRIRHRPHDQLRLRIGVHTGPVCAGVVGLKMPRYCLFGDTVNTASRMESNGQALKIHVSSTTKDALDELGCFQLELRGDVEMKGKGKMRTYWLLGERKGPPGLL